From Amycolatopsis sp. cg9, one genomic window encodes:
- the rfbD gene encoding dTDP-4-dehydrorhamnose reductase has protein sequence MRLTVLVPGGSGQLGRDFAALASPSVDVVAPGSAELDVTATGQVLAAVGALADRAKESGSAPVVVNAAAYTAVDAAEKDEERAFAVNADGPRVLAAACAARRVPLIHVSTDYVFSGEASAPYEPSDELGPRSAYGRTKAAGEDAVLGSGASSWVVRTGWLYGKSGSNFVKTMASLEASRDTLSVVDDQVGGPTWTADLAAGLLELASRVAGGDGPEARVLHCTNAGSVSWCGFARAVFTRLGADPARVHPCTTAEFPRPAARPAYSVLSPSSWKEAWLTPMRPWEAALDAYFAAAK, from the coding sequence GTGCGGCTGACGGTGCTCGTGCCCGGTGGTTCCGGACAGCTCGGCCGGGATTTCGCCGCGCTGGCGTCTCCTTCGGTGGACGTGGTGGCCCCGGGTTCCGCGGAACTCGACGTGACGGCGACGGGCCAGGTCCTCGCGGCGGTCGGCGCGCTGGCCGACCGGGCGAAGGAGTCCGGCTCGGCGCCGGTGGTCGTCAACGCGGCGGCGTACACGGCCGTCGACGCGGCGGAGAAGGACGAAGAGCGCGCGTTCGCGGTGAACGCCGACGGCCCCCGCGTCCTGGCGGCGGCGTGCGCGGCCCGGCGCGTGCCGCTGATCCACGTCTCGACGGACTACGTGTTCTCCGGCGAAGCTTCGGCGCCGTACGAGCCGTCCGACGAGCTGGGGCCGCGGTCGGCGTACGGCCGCACGAAGGCGGCGGGCGAGGACGCGGTCCTCGGTTCCGGGGCGTCGTCCTGGGTGGTGCGGACCGGCTGGCTGTACGGGAAGTCCGGGTCGAACTTCGTGAAGACCATGGCTTCGCTGGAGGCTTCGCGGGACACGCTGTCCGTTGTGGACGATCAGGTGGGCGGTCCCACGTGGACCGCCGACCTGGCCGCGGGGCTGCTGGAGCTGGCGTCCCGCGTGGCGGGCGGGGACGGCCCGGAAGCACGGGTCCTGCACTGCACGAACGCCGGTTCGGTGAGCTGGTGCGGCTTCGCCCGCGCGGTCTTCACGCGGCTGGGTGCGGATCCCGCGCGGGTGCACCCCTGCACGACGGCGGAGTTCCCGCGCCCGGCGGCGCGTCCGGCGTACTCGGTGCTGTCGCCGTCGTCGTGGAAAGAGGCGTGGCTGACGCCGATGCGGCCGTGGGAAGCGGCGCTGGACGCCTACTTCGCGGCCGCCAAGTAG
- a CDS encoding TetR/AcrR family transcriptional regulator, translating to MSQGFHPPQQARSRASLEKVLAAAEHVLAHRGHEEFTIGAVAERAGLSVGAIYRRFDGKDQLLFAVKDQLLGRLETNVAEALGESGPREAVAAFTRALAETFAAHDRIFPELLDGQRADGRERGLRALAAIQRAFVETAGDSPAVRMAARTVIGACVHRAATCRYWPDGLDWTTWAAETTELALAYLAAAK from the coding sequence GTGTCGCAGGGCTTTCACCCACCCCAGCAGGCCCGCAGCCGGGCGTCGCTGGAGAAAGTGCTGGCCGCCGCCGAGCACGTGCTGGCCCACCGCGGCCACGAGGAGTTCACGATCGGCGCGGTCGCCGAGCGGGCCGGGCTGTCGGTGGGCGCGATCTACCGCCGGTTCGACGGCAAGGACCAGCTGCTGTTCGCCGTGAAGGACCAGCTGCTCGGCCGGCTGGAAACGAACGTCGCCGAAGCACTCGGCGAGTCAGGCCCGCGCGAGGCAGTCGCCGCCTTCACACGGGCCCTGGCGGAAACGTTCGCCGCCCACGACCGGATCTTCCCCGAGCTGCTCGACGGCCAGCGCGCCGACGGCCGCGAACGCGGTCTCCGGGCGCTGGCCGCGATCCAGCGGGCGTTCGTCGAAACGGCGGGGGACAGCCCGGCCGTCCGGATGGCCGCGCGGACGGTCATCGGCGCCTGCGTGCACCGGGCCGCGACCTGCCGCTACTGGCCCGACGGCCTGGACTGGACCACGTGGGCCGCCGAGACGACCGAACTAGCGCTCGCCTACTTGGCGGCCGCGAAGTAG
- a CDS encoding ABC transporter ATP-binding protein, giving the protein MVSIEVRNAYVDFPIFDAKTRSLKKRVLGKVGGKIGTGTKTPIIEALRDITLSLADGDRVGLVGHNGAGKSTLLRLLSGIYEPTRGHTRVVGRIAPVFDLGVGLDPEASGRENILIRGLFLGMNRAQMEKRVDDIAEFTELGDYLHLPLRTYSAGMRVRLALGVVTTIDPEILILDEGLGAIDAAFLAKARERLVDLARRSGVLVFASHSDELLNELCTSALWMDEGRIRASGPLDEVLAVYKGQ; this is encoded by the coding sequence GTGGTGAGCATCGAGGTGCGCAACGCCTACGTCGACTTCCCGATCTTCGACGCCAAGACCCGGTCGCTGAAGAAACGCGTGCTGGGCAAGGTCGGCGGGAAGATCGGCACCGGCACGAAGACGCCGATCATCGAGGCGCTGCGGGACATCACGCTGTCGCTGGCGGACGGCGACCGCGTCGGGCTCGTCGGGCACAACGGCGCCGGCAAGTCCACCCTCCTGCGCCTGCTTTCCGGCATCTACGAGCCGACCCGGGGCCACACCCGGGTCGTCGGGCGGATCGCGCCGGTGTTCGACCTCGGCGTCGGCCTCGACCCCGAAGCCTCCGGCCGCGAGAACATCCTGATCCGCGGCCTGTTCCTCGGCATGAACCGCGCCCAGATGGAGAAGCGCGTCGACGACATCGCGGAGTTCACCGAACTCGGCGACTACCTGCACCTGCCGCTGCGCACCTACTCCGCGGGCATGCGCGTCCGGCTCGCGCTCGGCGTCGTCACCACCATCGACCCCGAAATCCTCATCCTCGACGAGGGGCTCGGCGCCATCGACGCGGCCTTCCTCGCCAAGGCCCGCGAACGCCTGGTCGACCTCGCCCGCCGCTCCGGGGTCCTCGTCTTCGCTTCGCACTCCGACGAACTGCTCAACGAGCTGTGCACCAGTGCACTGTGGATGGACGAAGGCCGGATCCGGGCGAGCGGTCCGCTCGACGAGGTCCTCGCTGTCTACAAAGGTCAGTGA
- a CDS encoding glycosyltransferase family 4 protein: MGRSLSVLLDGTPLLGARTGIGRYTSALIEELVSIPEVDTRAVAFTLRGWRRLRHVLPYGARARGMPVAARLLRMAWLRANFPPVELFAGPTDVVHGTNFVLPARFRAAGVVTIHDLAFLDNPAELAPSDRDLPELVRRGARRANVICTPTAAVADAVAERLDVSRDKIVVTPLGVNPAWFTARPPDDERRARLGLPARYLLFAGAAGPRKGLDWLTRAHDAAPDLPDLVFAGPGPFPHGPRRRQTGYLSDVDLRTVVAGASALVLPSRDEGFGLPVLEAMASDVPVVCTDIPALREVAGDCASLVPYGDVDSLASALRTAVTDPHAVATSAARRTHAAGFTWRTCAELTVGAYRLASGRH; encoded by the coding sequence GTGGGTAGGTCCCTCAGCGTCCTCCTCGACGGCACCCCGCTCCTCGGCGCGCGCACCGGGATCGGGCGGTACACGTCCGCCCTGATCGAAGAGCTGGTGTCGATCCCCGAGGTGGACACGCGCGCGGTGGCCTTCACGCTGCGCGGCTGGCGGCGGCTGCGGCACGTGCTCCCGTACGGCGCCCGTGCCCGCGGGATGCCGGTGGCGGCGCGGCTGCTGCGGATGGCGTGGCTGCGGGCGAACTTCCCGCCGGTGGAGCTGTTCGCCGGCCCGACCGACGTCGTGCACGGCACGAACTTCGTGCTGCCGGCCCGGTTCCGCGCGGCGGGCGTGGTGACCATCCACGATCTGGCCTTTTTGGACAACCCGGCCGAGCTCGCGCCGAGCGACCGAGACCTCCCGGAACTGGTCCGCCGCGGCGCGCGCCGGGCGAACGTGATCTGCACGCCGACGGCCGCGGTCGCGGACGCGGTGGCGGAGCGCCTCGACGTCTCCCGCGACAAGATCGTGGTGACCCCGCTGGGCGTCAACCCGGCGTGGTTCACCGCGCGGCCCCCGGACGACGAGCGCCGCGCCCGCCTGGGCCTGCCCGCGCGTTATCTGCTGTTCGCGGGCGCGGCGGGCCCGCGCAAGGGCCTGGACTGGCTGACCCGCGCCCACGACGCGGCCCCGGACCTGCCGGACCTGGTGTTCGCCGGCCCGGGCCCGTTCCCGCACGGCCCCCGCCGCCGCCAGACCGGCTACCTGTCCGATGTGGACCTGCGCACGGTGGTGGCGGGCGCGTCGGCGCTGGTGCTGCCTTCGCGCGACGAGGGTTTCGGCCTGCCGGTGCTGGAGGCGATGGCCTCGGACGTCCCGGTGGTGTGCACGGACATCCCGGCTCTGCGCGAAGTGGCGGGCGACTGCGCGAGCCTGGTCCCGTACGGCGACGTGGACAGCCTGGCCTCGGCGCTGCGGACCGCGGTGACGGACCCGCACGCGGTGGCGACGTCGGCGGCCCGCCGCACCCACGCGGCGGGCTTCACGTGGCGCACGTGCGCGGAACTGACGGTGGGCGCGTACCGCCTGGCCTCCGGCCGTCACTGA
- a CDS encoding glycosyltransferase, which yields MAQGEPQPLVSVIVVNYRGADDTIACLRALAEHDYAELELVCVDNSDEAARIREAVPQAQVIEAGRNTGFAGGCNLGAKHAKGTVLGFLNNDARPAPGWVAAAVAELRAQPRVAAVASKVLDWDGTGTDFVDGGLTWFGMGYKRHAGSPLADVPAAEHEVAKDVLFGTGSAMFVRAGVFAELGGFDERFFMFYEDVDLGWRLNLRGWRVRYVPESQAFHRHHGTMSAVDAPETGRETFLLERNALAALYKNLSDETLARALPAALALAVRRATARGELDATQLDLEQGVGPIESGDVAVPRSTLAGLLAIDQFVEQLPSLAESRAIEQAARVRTDADLLPLLRKALEPAYPLPRYLAAHDILVEAFGIEKAFGQRRKILVITGDALTERMAGPAIRAWNIALALAAEHDVHLVTTNPLATPPPAPFRVSAGKHRELDAPIAWADVVVLQGHVLELAPTLKKQHSGKIVVADLYDPMHLELLEQGKGVADDQRAADLAGVTKVLDAQLERGDFFLCASERQRHFWLGHLAALGRLSPRLYDADPTTQSLLAVVPFGLSPEPPVRTGPGLRSSLGIGGTDHVVLWAGGVYSWFDPLTLVRAIDELRRRRGDVRLVFLGMKHPNPEVAEMDIGARTIRLADSLGLTGKHVYFNEQWVPYHERQNWLLDANCGVTTHYEHVETTFAFRTRVLDYLWAGLPIVTTDGDAFADLVRAEKLGVVVPAEDASALADALEKSLYDEEFAAACVERIAVVAQRFAWPEALKPLVEFCRDPRPAADRLPGSADLVTTPAVRGRALLRRDVDLVREYLAAGGAGELARRAGGRVLKVAKQRLRRG from the coding sequence TTGGCGCAGGGGGAACCGCAACCGCTCGTCTCGGTGATCGTGGTGAACTACCGCGGTGCCGACGACACGATCGCGTGTCTGCGCGCGCTCGCCGAGCACGACTACGCCGAGCTCGAGCTGGTCTGCGTCGACAACTCGGACGAGGCCGCGCGCATCCGCGAAGCCGTCCCCCAGGCCCAGGTGATCGAAGCCGGGCGCAACACCGGCTTCGCGGGCGGCTGCAACCTCGGTGCGAAGCACGCGAAGGGCACCGTCCTCGGCTTCCTCAACAACGACGCCCGCCCGGCGCCCGGCTGGGTCGCCGCGGCCGTCGCCGAGCTGCGAGCCCAGCCCCGCGTCGCCGCCGTCGCCAGCAAGGTCCTCGACTGGGACGGCACCGGCACCGACTTCGTCGACGGCGGCCTGACCTGGTTCGGCATGGGCTACAAGCGCCACGCGGGCAGCCCGCTGGCCGACGTCCCGGCCGCCGAGCACGAGGTCGCGAAGGACGTCCTGTTCGGCACCGGCTCGGCGATGTTCGTCCGGGCCGGCGTGTTCGCCGAGCTCGGCGGCTTCGACGAGCGGTTCTTCATGTTCTACGAGGACGTCGACCTCGGCTGGCGGCTCAACCTGCGTGGCTGGCGGGTCCGGTACGTCCCGGAATCGCAGGCGTTCCACCGCCACCACGGCACGATGTCCGCGGTCGACGCGCCGGAGACCGGCCGCGAGACCTTCCTCCTGGAGCGCAACGCCCTCGCCGCGCTCTACAAGAACCTGTCCGACGAGACCCTGGCGCGCGCGCTGCCCGCCGCGCTCGCGCTGGCCGTGCGCCGGGCGACCGCCCGCGGCGAGCTGGACGCGACCCAGCTCGACCTCGAGCAGGGCGTCGGCCCGATCGAGTCCGGCGACGTCGCCGTCCCGCGGAGCACCCTGGCCGGACTGCTGGCGATCGACCAGTTCGTCGAGCAGCTGCCCTCGCTCGCCGAGTCACGGGCGATCGAGCAGGCCGCCCGCGTCCGCACCGACGCCGACCTGCTTCCGTTGCTGCGCAAGGCGCTGGAGCCCGCCTACCCGCTGCCGCGCTACCTCGCCGCGCACGACATCCTCGTCGAGGCGTTCGGCATCGAGAAGGCGTTCGGGCAGCGGCGGAAGATCCTCGTGATCACCGGCGACGCGCTCACCGAGCGGATGGCGGGCCCGGCGATCCGCGCCTGGAACATCGCGCTGGCGCTGGCCGCCGAGCACGACGTCCACCTCGTCACCACCAACCCGCTCGCCACGCCGCCGCCCGCGCCGTTCCGCGTCAGCGCCGGCAAGCACCGCGAGCTGGACGCGCCGATCGCCTGGGCCGACGTCGTCGTCCTGCAGGGTCACGTGCTGGAACTGGCGCCGACGCTGAAGAAGCAGCACAGCGGCAAGATCGTCGTCGCCGACCTCTACGACCCGATGCACCTCGAACTGCTGGAGCAGGGCAAGGGCGTCGCCGACGACCAGCGCGCGGCCGACCTCGCGGGCGTCACGAAGGTGCTGGACGCGCAGCTCGAGCGCGGCGACTTCTTCCTCTGCGCGTCCGAGCGGCAGCGGCACTTCTGGCTCGGCCACCTGGCCGCGCTGGGCCGGCTTTCGCCGCGGCTCTACGACGCCGACCCGACGACGCAGTCGCTGCTCGCGGTCGTCCCCTTCGGCCTGTCGCCGGAACCGCCGGTGCGCACCGGGCCGGGCCTGCGCTCGTCGCTGGGCATCGGCGGCACCGACCACGTCGTGCTCTGGGCGGGCGGGGTGTACAGCTGGTTCGACCCGCTGACCCTGGTCCGCGCGATCGACGAGCTGCGCCGCCGCCGCGGCGACGTCCGGCTGGTGTTCCTCGGGATGAAGCACCCGAACCCCGAGGTCGCCGAGATGGACATCGGCGCCCGGACGATCCGGCTCGCGGATTCGCTGGGGCTGACCGGCAAGCACGTCTACTTCAACGAGCAGTGGGTGCCCTACCACGAGCGCCAGAACTGGCTGCTCGACGCGAACTGCGGCGTGACGACGCACTACGAGCACGTCGAGACGACGTTCGCGTTCCGCACCCGAGTCCTCGACTACCTGTGGGCGGGGTTGCCGATCGTCACCACCGACGGCGACGCCTTCGCCGACCTGGTGCGGGCGGAGAAGCTCGGGGTCGTCGTCCCGGCCGAGGACGCCTCCGCACTGGCGGACGCGCTCGAAAAGTCGTTGTACGACGAGGAGTTCGCCGCGGCCTGCGTCGAGCGGATCGCCGTCGTCGCGCAGCGGTTCGCGTGGCCCGAAGCGCTGAAGCCGCTGGTGGAGTTCTGCCGCGACCCGCGCCCGGCGGCCGACCGGCTGCCCGGCTCGGCCGACCTGGTGACGACGCCGGCGGTGCGCGGGCGGGCGCTGCTGCGCCGGGACGTCGACCTGGTGCGGGAGTACCTGGCCGCGGGCGGGGCCGGCGAACTGGCCCGGCGCGCGGGCGGCCGCGTGCTCAAGGTCGCGAAGCAACGGCTCCGCCGTGGGTAG
- a CDS encoding glycosyltransferase family 2 protein: MRDVTANPATTVVVVTWRGAGHVTACLDALAAQPRPHRTLVVDNASDDGTAALLEAHPSRPQVIRLPRNTGYAGALAVALEKVDTPLIAWLNDDAEPEPDWLATLEDTLEKAPLAAAATSLLVRPDGTTQSAGVRLTADGHGADLTEPAGEVFGFCGGAALLRTDALRGVHGVPAAFFCYYEDTDTAWRLRLAGWDVVAAPDARVRHAHGLSSKPGSPLFHRWNERNRLLMLLRCAPRGVAVNQLVRFAVVTAVLPLRPGRPAAANFRFGLRCRVLAEVTARLPATLLARRKIGRGAALGRGAVWEAWAGL, from the coding sequence GTGCGGGACGTGACCGCGAATCCCGCCACCACGGTGGTCGTCGTGACCTGGCGGGGTGCCGGGCACGTCACCGCCTGCCTCGACGCGCTCGCCGCGCAGCCGCGTCCACATCGGACGCTCGTGGTGGACAACGCCTCCGACGACGGCACCGCCGCCCTGCTCGAAGCCCATCCTTCGCGTCCGCAAGTAATCCGCCTCCCGCGCAACACCGGCTACGCGGGCGCCCTCGCGGTCGCGCTCGAGAAAGTCGATACGCCGCTGATCGCGTGGCTGAACGACGACGCCGAGCCCGAGCCCGACTGGCTCGCGACGCTGGAGGACACCCTCGAAAAAGCGCCGCTGGCCGCCGCGGCGACCTCGCTGCTCGTGCGGCCCGACGGCACCACCCAGTCCGCCGGGGTCCGGCTGACCGCCGACGGCCACGGTGCCGACCTCACCGAGCCCGCCGGCGAGGTGTTCGGCTTCTGCGGCGGCGCCGCCCTCCTGCGCACCGACGCCCTCCGCGGCGTGCACGGCGTCCCGGCGGCCTTCTTCTGCTACTACGAGGACACCGACACCGCGTGGCGGTTGCGGCTGGCCGGCTGGGACGTCGTCGCGGCGCCCGACGCCCGCGTCCGGCACGCCCACGGCCTCAGCAGCAAACCCGGCTCGCCGCTGTTCCACCGCTGGAACGAGCGCAACCGGCTGCTCATGCTGCTGCGCTGCGCACCCCGCGGCGTCGCGGTGAACCAGCTGGTCAGGTTCGCCGTGGTGACAGCGGTGCTGCCGCTGCGGCCCGGGCGGCCCGCCGCGGCGAACTTCCGGTTCGGGCTGCGCTGCCGGGTGCTGGCCGAGGTGACCGCGCGGCTACCAGCGACGTTGCTCGCGCGGCGCAAGATCGGCCGCGGCGCGGCGCTGGGCCGAGGCGCGGTCTGGGAGGCTTGGGCGGGCCTTTAA
- a CDS encoding glycosyltransferase family 4 protein — protein sequence MPRLVVLAEQLLAPVPGGTGRYTAELLPALAKTAPPGWTVSSVVARHADVTAAELDGVEGPRVLRIPPRALVAAWQLGLRWWPGGDAVHAPTPFAPPRAPAGKTLSVTVHDTVPWTHPETLTARGVSWHRSMIARAARRASGLVVPTRAVADELAVLIDLDVPVRVVPHGVRVPAGDADLELPAQYVLAVGTIEPRKGIDVLIDAVAALDGAMLVLAGQPGWGDVDPVALAAERGLPADRLRMLGKVSDAELATALRHASVLAVPSLAEGFGLGLLEAMAAGVPVVHTDVPALVEVAGGAGVTVPRGDAAALSAALREVLGSPSRAAELVRAGRERAKTFTWRRAAEAVWAIHRRAHD from the coding sequence GTGCCCAGATTGGTCGTGCTCGCCGAGCAGCTCCTCGCGCCCGTGCCCGGTGGCACCGGGCGCTACACGGCGGAGCTGCTCCCCGCGCTCGCCAAGACCGCGCCGCCGGGCTGGACGGTGTCCAGCGTCGTCGCGCGGCACGCCGACGTGACCGCGGCCGAGCTCGACGGCGTCGAGGGCCCGCGGGTGCTCCGGATCCCGCCGCGCGCGCTGGTCGCCGCGTGGCAGCTGGGCCTGCGCTGGTGGCCGGGCGGCGACGCGGTGCACGCGCCGACCCCGTTCGCGCCGCCGCGCGCCCCGGCCGGGAAGACGCTGAGCGTGACCGTGCACGACACCGTGCCGTGGACCCACCCCGAGACGCTGACCGCGCGCGGCGTGAGCTGGCACCGGTCGATGATCGCCCGCGCCGCGCGGCGGGCGTCCGGGCTGGTCGTGCCGACGCGGGCGGTCGCCGACGAGCTGGCGGTGCTGATCGACCTCGACGTCCCGGTGCGCGTGGTCCCGCACGGCGTGCGCGTGCCCGCCGGCGACGCGGACCTGGAGCTGCCCGCCCAGTACGTGCTGGCGGTCGGCACGATCGAGCCGCGCAAGGGCATCGACGTGCTGATCGACGCGGTCGCGGCGCTCGACGGCGCGATGCTCGTGCTCGCCGGCCAGCCGGGCTGGGGCGACGTCGACCCGGTCGCGCTGGCCGCCGAACGCGGGCTGCCCGCGGACCGGCTGCGGATGCTCGGGAAGGTGTCGGACGCCGAGCTGGCGACCGCGCTGCGCCACGCGAGCGTGCTGGCCGTGCCGAGCCTCGCCGAGGGGTTCGGGCTCGGCCTGCTGGAGGCCATGGCGGCCGGGGTCCCGGTGGTGCACACCGACGTCCCGGCCCTGGTCGAGGTGGCCGGCGGCGCGGGCGTGACGGTGCCGCGCGGCGACGCGGCGGCCCTGTCGGCCGCGCTCCGGGAGGTGCTCGGCTCGCCGTCGCGCGCGGCCGAGCTGGTGCGCGCGGGCCGGGAGCGGGCGAAGACGTTCACCTGGCGCCGCGCCGCGGAAGCCGTCTGGGCGATCCACCGGCGGGCTCACGATTAG
- a CDS encoding glycosyltransferase family 4 protein: MLIDATAVPADRGGVGRYVDSLVAALDADGARLTVVCQPRDLQLYDRLAPRSRVVPASPSTTTRTARLTWEQATLPRLTRRLGADVVHSPHYTMPLATSAASVVTLHDATFFTDAVLHSSVKARFFRAWTATALRRATLCVVPSAATATELARVGPVRHASLEVIHHGVDTERFHPPSPAEIAAARAAVGLGRTPYVAFLGALEPRKNVPALIRGFARAVAGRADAPALVLAGQPGWDTQVERALDAVPHRLRVIRAGYLPFGTLAGFLGGSELVAYPSLGEGFGLPVLEAMACGACVLTTRRLSLPEVGGDAVAYCGVGAGDVAAAISELLADPGRRAELATAAQQRAKEFSWATTAERHREAYGKAWSRHLRSR, from the coding sequence GTGCTGATCGACGCGACCGCGGTGCCCGCGGACCGCGGCGGGGTGGGCCGGTACGTGGACTCGCTGGTCGCCGCCCTCGACGCGGACGGCGCGCGGCTCACGGTCGTCTGCCAGCCCCGCGACCTGCAGCTTTACGATCGGCTGGCGCCGCGCTCCCGCGTCGTCCCGGCCTCGCCGTCGACGACCACCCGCACGGCGCGGCTGACCTGGGAACAGGCGACCCTGCCGCGGCTGACCCGCCGCCTCGGCGCGGACGTCGTCCACTCGCCGCACTACACGATGCCGCTCGCGACGTCGGCGGCCTCGGTGGTCACGCTGCACGACGCGACGTTCTTCACGGACGCGGTGCTCCACTCGTCGGTGAAGGCCCGCTTCTTCCGCGCCTGGACGGCGACGGCGCTCCGGCGCGCGACGCTGTGCGTGGTCCCCTCGGCGGCGACGGCGACGGAGCTGGCCCGCGTCGGCCCGGTCCGGCACGCCTCCTTGGAAGTCATTCACCACGGCGTCGACACCGAACGCTTCCACCCGCCGTCCCCGGCGGAGATCGCCGCGGCGCGGGCGGCTGTCGGGCTGGGGCGGACCCCGTACGTGGCGTTCTTGGGGGCGCTGGAGCCGCGGAAGAACGTGCCGGCGTTGATCCGGGGGTTCGCCCGGGCGGTGGCCGGGCGGGCGGACGCGCCGGCTCTGGTGCTGGCCGGGCAGCCGGGGTGGGACACGCAGGTGGAGCGGGCTTTGGACGCCGTGCCGCACCGGCTGCGGGTCATCCGGGCGGGGTACCTGCCGTTCGGGACGCTGGCGGGGTTCCTGGGGGGTTCCGAGCTGGTGGCTTATCCGTCGCTGGGGGAGGGGTTCGGGTTGCCGGTCCTCGAGGCGATGGCTTGCGGGGCTTGTGTGCTGACGACCCGGCGGCTTTCGTTGCCGGAGGTCGGTGGGGACGCGGTGGCGTACTGCGGTGTCGGCGCCGGTGATGTGGCGGCGGCGATCAGCGAGCTGCTGGCGGACCCGGGGCGACGGGCGGAACTGGCGACGGCGGCGCAGCAGCGGGCGAAGGAGTTTTCCTGGGCGACGACGGCGGAGCGTCACCGGGAGGCTTACGGGAAGGCCTGGTCACGGCACCTCCGCAGCCGCTGA
- a CDS encoding glycosyltransferase family 2 protein, with translation MTEQTRYGDQIGVVTVTYFSGETLERFLDTLEKATDRDVQVVVADTVSTDGAPEKAAKRANVHLLSIGENVGYGTGCNRGVAELDDRYGWIVISNPDLEWEPGSLDTLLDAAKRWPRGGSFGPLIHELDGTTYPSARLLPSFGRGIGHAALGKVWPGNPWTKQYRQETGTPVERTAEWLSGSCLLLRREAFESVGGFDSRYFMYFEDVDLGDRLGKAGWLNVYVPSAGVMHLGGHSTSQASKKMLAAHHASAYQYLADRHPGLLWKPVLAATKLGLALRLKLETR, from the coding sequence GTGACTGAGCAGACCCGCTACGGCGACCAGATCGGCGTCGTCACCGTGACGTACTTCTCCGGCGAAACCCTCGAGCGGTTCCTCGACACGCTCGAGAAGGCCACCGATCGCGACGTGCAGGTCGTCGTCGCCGACACCGTCTCCACCGATGGTGCGCCTGAGAAGGCCGCAAAGCGCGCGAACGTGCACCTGCTCAGCATCGGCGAGAACGTCGGGTACGGGACCGGGTGCAACCGCGGGGTCGCCGAGCTGGACGACCGGTACGGGTGGATCGTCATCTCCAACCCGGACCTCGAATGGGAGCCCGGCTCCCTCGACACGCTGCTCGACGCCGCGAAGCGGTGGCCGCGCGGTGGGTCCTTCGGGCCGCTGATCCACGAGCTCGACGGGACCACCTACCCCTCCGCCCGGCTGCTGCCCTCCTTCGGGCGCGGGATCGGGCACGCCGCGCTCGGGAAGGTCTGGCCGGGGAACCCCTGGACCAAGCAGTACCGGCAGGAGACCGGGACACCCGTCGAGCGCACGGCCGAGTGGCTGTCCGGGTCCTGCCTGCTGCTGCGCCGGGAGGCGTTCGAGTCGGTCGGGGGCTTCGATTCGCGGTACTTCATGTACTTCGAGGACGTCGACCTCGGGGACCGGCTCGGCAAGGCCGGCTGGCTCAACGTCTACGTGCCCTCGGCCGGCGTCATGCACCTCGGCGGGCACTCGACGTCGCAGGCGTCCAAGAAGATGCTCGCCGCGCACCACGCGAGCGCGTACCAGTACCTCGCCGACCGGCACCCCGGGCTGCTCTGGAAGCCCGTGCTGGCCGCGACGAAGCTCGGGCTCGCGCTGCGGCTGAAGCTCGAAACCCGCTAG